The DNA segment TGGTAGTAAATCGTGTGTATCCTTTACCTGCCATAGGGCCAGTATCGACCATAAATGCATGAGGACCGACTTGCTGACCTGTTGCATAACCCGTAGTTTTATCTGTGAACATTCGGCTAAACATTAGCCCACCAGGTTTTAATACTCTATGTGCTTCTTTATACATTGCTTGCGAATGTTCAAAACTATTTGCATAAATAGCTTCATTATCGATGACGGCATCAAAGCGATTATTTGGATAATCAAGACTAAGCATATCACCTTGTCGTAACTCACCTCGCCAGTCAGGCACTTCTACATTGAGACGATCCAAGGCCATTTTAAGTGCTGAAGGGGAGCCTTCCACACCATGTACAGTAAAACCTTCTCTGGCCATAAACCATAAATTGGCTCCAGTACCGAAACCTATCTCAAGCAGCTCAATTTCTGACCTGTTTGGTACTTTGTAAAAGTTTCTTGCAACAAAACGAATTAAGTCTTCGCCAGGATATTTTCCCCAAGCTTGGGTGGTAAATACTGTTTCCCAGATAGGATCCCATGATGCTGCCATAATGACTTTATTCCTAATTATCGATTGTAAATTGTAGATTTATATTTGCTCAAATTAGCAGGTTCAGTGAACCAAGCGATTGTTTCCTTTAGTCCCATTTCTATATCGAATTGAGGCTGATATCCAGTTAACATTCTGATTTTGCTGTTATCCCCCCATAATCTAAACACTTCAGATTGCTGAGGTCTTATGCGTTCATTGTCAGTAATGAATTCAACATTACTATGCATCTGTTGCTTAATGATTTTTAGAGTATTTTCAATTGAAATTTCATAATTTGAAGAGATATTGATAGTTTCACCTATACAAGCATCATGTGTTGCTAATGCAATAAATCCTCGGCATGTGTCCAGTACATAATTGAAATCACGTGTAGGAGATAGATCTCCTAATTTGATCTGAGTCGCGCCCTCTGCAATCTGACTGATTATTGTTGGAATAACTGCTCTTGCAGATTGTCTTGGACCGTATGTATTAAAAGGACGAGCAATAGTTAAGGGGAGTTCAAAACTATAGT comes from the Shewanella mangrovisoli genome and includes:
- a CDS encoding NAD-dependent 4,6-dehydratase LegB: MKKVLVTGADGFIGSHLVEMLVAQGYQVKALSQYNSFNYWGWLENLACLNEVEVVCGDIRDPHFCKHLCKDVDVIFHLAALIAIPYSYVAPDSYLDTNAKGTLNICQAALENNVSRVIHTSTSEVYGTAKYVPIDEQHPLQPQSPYSASKIAADSMAMSFYYSFELPLTIARPFNTYGPRQSARAVIPTIISQIAEGATQIKLGDLSPTRDFNYVLDTCRGFIALATHDACIGETINISSNYEISIENTLKIIKQQMHSNVEFITDNERIRPQQSEVFRLWGDNSKIRMLTGYQPQFDIEMGLKETIAWFTEPANLSKYKSTIYNR
- a CDS encoding class I SAM-dependent methyltransferase encodes the protein MAASWDPIWETVFTTQAWGKYPGEDLIRFVARNFYKVPNRSEIELLEIGFGTGANLWFMAREGFTVHGVEGSPSALKMALDRLNVEVPDWRGELRQGDMLSLDYPNNRFDAVIDNEAIYANSFEHSQAMYKEAHRVLKPGGLMFSRMFTDKTTGYATGQQVGPHAFMVDTGPMAGKGYTRFTTRKCLTTLFSPFNLLELQLISRENRLGEKVSEWIAIGQKATAE